A portion of the Saimiri boliviensis isolate mSaiBol1 chromosome 1, mSaiBol1.pri, whole genome shotgun sequence genome contains these proteins:
- the LOC120366827 gene encoding large ribosomal subunit protein eL42-like, with product MVNIPKTRRTFCKNCGKHQPHKVTQYKKGKDSLFAQGKQHYDRKQSGYGGQTKPIFRKRAKTTKKIVLRLECVEPNCRSKRMLAIKRCKHFELGGDKKRKGQVIQF from the coding sequence ATGGTAAACATTCCTAAAACCCGCCGGACTTTCTGTAAGAATTGTGGCAAGCACCAACCCCACAAAGTGACACAGTACAAGAAGGGCAAGGATTCTCTGTTTGCCCAGGGAAAGCAACATTATGACAGGAAGCAGAGTGGCTATGGTGGCCAGACTAAGCCGATTTTCCGGAAAAGggctaaaactacaaagaagatTGTGCTAAGGCTCGAGTGCGTTGAGCCCAACTGCAGATCTAAGAGAATGCTGGCTATTAAAAGATGCAAGCATTTTGAACTGGGAGGAGATAAGAAGAGAAAGGGCCAAGTGATCCAGTTCTAA